taaggggtccggccatttaggactgagatgagttgacatttcttcactcagagtgttgtgaatcctcggcattttctgccccagagggctgtagatgatcagctgttgagtatattcaaggttgagatcgtaGAGTTTTGggcattaagagttatggggacagtgcaggaaagtagagacgaggtcgaagatcagccatgatctcattgaatggcggagcaggctcgagaggccacatggcctactcctgctcctatttccctgctcctatttcctatgttatgCTCAATTTCTAGTTTTTGTTTATTTGGGTGATCTCAGCCAGAGTAGCATTGGAGTGTCAACAAATTGCCTCATTACCTCCTGACTTAAGAAGGACAAAAAAACAAACCAGATTGATGCATGTAATGACCATCCAGTGTGGACATAGGATGGGAAAAGGGGCAGATTTGGATGTGCTTCCTCCCACGGTAAAATAGCCACACTGCAGTCCCTGTCtagttacatagtatttacagcacagaaacagaccgtttgactctccaggtcaataccagtgtttatgctccacacaagcctcctcccaccctcctcatCTAACCCCAACAACAGACGCTTGGATTCTCCCTCGTGTTCATCTCGCTCCTTCTTAAATGCATCTactctattcgcctcaactaccccTTGTGTTAGTGgctcccacattctaaccactcactgggtgcagaagtttctcctgaattccttattttaTACCGGACTACGTACCTTGCCACTTTGCAAACCTTCCTCTCTCCCAACGAATACGAAACCTTAGCTGCTTTGCCCATGTGCCAAGAGCACATTGTGAGAAAGGGTCTAAGTTTGTACATGAAGAAtagtcacttgggtgaggtacccaTGGCCTGTATCCCCTGCGGAATGGTACCCTAAGTGTAGGGCAGAAACCGAGGTGGAGTTGCCAAGGCTCACAGTGTGGAATACAATTGGGATGAAATAGTAGTTAGATTTGGGTTGGATTTTAGAACCCTGTTGATTTACAAAGAGGAGGCAATGACCCCAAGAACCAAGgatagagtgagtgacagtgtaatGAACGTGGATTTCAACATAGTTGGTAACATTAGGCTTGGGAGGGAAAGGAGTGTGAGTTGGGGaaattggatagaaacatagaaaatcgatgcaggagtaggccgttcagcctttcaagcctgcaccactattcaatataatcatggctgttcatgcaacttcagtaccccactcccgccttctctccataaccccctgatccccttagccttgaatatatctaacgaactggcctcaacaactttctgtggtagagaattccacaggttcacaattctctgagtgaagaagtttctcctcatctcggtcctatatggcttaccccttatccttagactggtgacccctggttctggacttccccaacgtcgggaacattcttcctgcatccaacctgtccaatcccgtcagaatttaggCAATCATATGTCTGAAGATATGTCTAGCACACATTCCCTGCCTTTCATAGTTGCACTTAACTTAGTGTTGTAGAACAAAGGAAAGTGTGAAGGCGAGCCACAGGAGCCAGAATATCTGCAGTCTCATCACTGACCTCCGTTTGAACTCATCGAGTGCTTGCACAACATCATTTAGACTTTTGTCGCCTgaaccacacacacccacactttgcCGAGTAAAAAAATGTGTAACAGCGCTGTCTCTAAATTATAGTGGGCAGCCAGCCCCACGGGACGTTGAGCAGGCGCTGATTGATGCAGCTTTTGTTCCATCAGGTGAGCATTTCAAGTACGAGTTTGGCGAGAAAGAGCTGCTGATGAAGTTGTTCCAGGACCTCCAAAGCAAGGTTCCCGAAGGGATGGCGAGCCACCTGAACCCCCAGGACCAGTACAACTGCAGCGACCTGGTGGCCTCCATCATCCACGCCCACAAGGCCAACCTGCAGGGCGGCAGCCTGTGCCACGTGAGCCGGGAGGGCCCCGGTGCCATGCTGGAGGGCACCCAGAACCTGGTGAGCCTGGGGCGGGCGCAGAGCCGCTACTGGACCTTCTTCGGCTTCCAGGGGGACGCCCTGGGCCGCATCCTGGACAAGACCAAGATCATTTGCAAGTTGTGCGGGGTGCGGCTGTCCTACAGCGGCAACACCACCAACCTGAGGCAGCACCTCATCTACAAGCACCGGCACGAGTACAACGAGCTGGTGGGCGCCACCTCTGCCCCGCAGAAGGGGGGCGAGCCCTACCCGCAGGACTTTCCGTCCCGGACCGCCAAGGGGGCGACCCCCCCCGTCGGGAGGACGACCCGGGCCATCTCCGAGTTCATCGTGGCCGACCTCCTGCCCCTGAAGACCGTCGAGGGGGAGGGCTTTGTCCAGATGATGAGCGTGCTGGAGCCCACCTACAAGATCCCCACCGTGGCCTTCTTTGCCCAGGCCGTCCTGCAGGACAAGCACGCCCAGGCGAAGCTGCGGGTGCTGGAGTCCCTGAAGTCGCTGCAGCACTGCGCGATCAGCATCGACCTCTGGAAGCACGAGTGCGCGCGCTCCTACCTCACGGTCATCGTCCACCACATCGACGCCGCCTTCGACTTCAAGAACCGGGTGCTGTCCACCCGCCCCGTCGCCGAGGAGACCACGGCGGAGAACATCAAAGCCGCCCTCTTGGAGACCGCCAACGAGTGGGGGATCCGGGAGCGGACCTCGTACTCCGTCATGGTCAGCAACGTCGACGTCAAGGTGGCCGCCTCCAAGCTGGGCTGGAAGGCCCTCCCGTGCATTGGCCACGTGCTGCAAAACTGCGTGGACTCGGCCCTGCAGCAGCCCCTGATCCTCCGGGTGCTGAGCCGCTGCAAGCGGCTGATGGAGTGCATCTTCTCCTCCCCGTCGCTGAGCGACAAGCTGGGCTCTAGCGAGCCCTTCCTCAAGGCGCAGTCCAAGCTGTTCCTCGGCGGCAGCCTGCGCTGGTACAGCACGTACAGCGTCCTGCAGAGCCTGCAGGAGCACCGGCAGTTCATCGGGGGCCTGAGCGAGAGCCTGCAGGAGCAGGGCTTGGCCCTGCGGCCAGACGACTGGCAGGTGGTCCACGAGGTGGTGGGTATCCTCAAGCCCCTGGCCATCGCCACCTCCACCTTCACCAAGGAGCGCTTCTCCAGCCTGTCACTGGTCAAGCCGGTGGTCACCAGCCTGGTGTACAAGCACTTGGCGGCCAGTGAGAGCGACTCGGAGCTGGCCCATG
The DNA window shown above is from Pristiophorus japonicus isolate sPriJap1 chromosome 19, sPriJap1.hap1, whole genome shotgun sequence and carries:
- the zbed4l1 gene encoding E3 SUMO-protein ligase ZBED1, which gives rise to MCFSWRIERRREMQIAEEACAQLEDELLFCEDCRLYFRDSCPHHGAPTFVSDRLVPERMPSRALLTLPEGLAIKERPQGGLGVWCTLPAIPRGCIFGPFDGDILTDKNDCTVYSWALRENGSYYYVDASDESKANWMRYVACASSEEEHNLTVFQYRSKIYYRACQTIAAAAELLVWIGEEYARTLGLKLGEHFKYEFGEKELLMKLFQDLQSKVPEGMASHLNPQDQYNCSDLVASIIHAHKANLQGGSLCHVSREGPGAMLEGTQNLVSLGRAQSRYWTFFGFQGDALGRILDKTKIICKLCGVRLSYSGNTTNLRQHLIYKHRHEYNELVGATSAPQKGGEPYPQDFPSRTAKGATPPVGRTTRAISEFIVADLLPLKTVEGEGFVQMMSVLEPTYKIPTVAFFAQAVLQDKHAQAKLRVLESLKSLQHCAISIDLWKHECARSYLTVIVHHIDAAFDFKNRVLSTRPVAEETTAENIKAALLETANEWGIRERTSYSVMVSNVDVKVAASKLGWKALPCIGHVLQNCVDSALQQPLILRVLSRCKRLMECIFSSPSLSDKLGSSEPFLKAQSKLFLGGSLRWYSTYSVLQSLQEHRQFIGGLSESLQEQGLALRPDDWQVVHEVVGILKPLAIATSTFTKERFSSLSLVKPVVTSLVYKHLAASESDSELAHDVKRTICADLNQWYADREVNQILNLACALDPRFRGLDFLSQAERVETLHALKRQAAELARLQPTPGARFGPEPPPLPPPPLLLLPPPPPPPPPQPGALPEAAKRPRHDSGIEFLLGDLCNVRSASANSVSQQAEQEISSFQTSEASALCQDPLQWWKAHHTQYPLLAHAARKLLAVPATVVPASWIFTEAGHAVYSKRAALAPEHVDMLVFMHGNHKTV